A section of the Primulina eburnea isolate SZY01 chromosome 1, ASM2296580v1, whole genome shotgun sequence genome encodes:
- the LOC140829147 gene encoding protein kinase PVPK-1-like, producing MAHSMVKKDGGSSILNEGKKQFLGTGEEEDEMTEAAIQKLRPLDDSENVITSDCQEPLVFPSSRSERAIDLLNANLPSKPGIGYCSSPQNSFYSAIQYTGAKQSFTNTEVSECASSIKKSGESGEVSNLCDLVESRKISMYRGSTCSDVSDESSSSSLSSALYKPHKANDTRWEAIQAVRSWNNGALELKNFRIFKRLGCGDIGSVHLAELIGTRTCFAMKVMDKDALASRKKLLRAQTEREILQSLDHPFLPTLYTHFETEKFSFLVMEFCAGGDLHALRQKQPGKFFPEHAARFYVAEVLLALEYLHMLGIIYRDLKPENVLVREDGHIMLSDFDLSLRCAVSPTLVKSSVPNTESKNAGYCVQPFCIEPSCVIQPACIQPTCFGPRFLKNPKKETHNHVTPLPELIAEPTNARSMSFVGTHEYLAPEIIKGDGHGSAVDWWTFGIFLYELLFGRTPFKGAGNRATLFNVVGQSLRFPETPTVSFAARDLIRGLLVKEPQHRLAYRRGATEIKQHPFFQSVNWALVRCATPPDVPPPFLVPDAGTPAPPTAEKVQGVDVKPLGNYYEIDFF from the exons ATGGCCCATTCCATGGTTAAAAAAGATGGAGGAAGCAGTATACTCAATGAAGGAAAAAAACAATTTCTTGGCACTGGTGAAGAAGAAGATGAAATGACCGAAGCTGCTATCCAGAAGCTGCGGCCATTGGATGATTCTGAGAATGTTATTACCAGTGATTGTCAAGAACCTTTGGTTTTTCCTTCATCGCGATCTGAGAGAGCTATCGACCTTTTGAATGCAAACTTACCATCTAAACCTGGAATCGGATATTGCTCAAGCCCTCAAAACAGTTTTTACTCTGCCATACAGTACACAGGAGCTAAACAAAGCTTTACAAACACAGAAGTCAGTGAATGTGCGAGTAGTATCAAGAAGTCTGGTGAAAGTGGTGAAGTTAGCAACTTGTGTGACTTGGTTGAGAGTAGGAAAATTAGCATGTACCGAGGCAGTACTTGCAGTGATGTTAGTGATGAGAGCAGCTCTAGTAGTTTGAGCAGTGCTTTATACAAGCCTCACAAAGCCAATGATACCAggtgggaagcaattcaagCCGTCAGGTCATGGAACAATGGGGCGCTGGAGTTGaaaaatttcaggattttcAAGAGATTGGGATGTGGTGATATAGGAAGTGTTCATCTGGCAGAGTTGATTGGAACAAGAACTTGTTTTGCCATGAAAGTGATGGATAAAGATGCTCTGGCAAGTCGGAAGAAACTTCTCAGAGCTCAGACGGAAAGAGAGATTCTGCAATCTCTGGATCATCCCTTCCTTCCCACTTTATACACTCATTTTGAGAcagaaaaattttcttttttggtGATGGAGTTTTGTGCTGGAGGAGATTTGCACGCGCTTCGGCAAAAACAACCTGGGAAATTTTTCCCTGAGCATGCCGCCag GTTTTATGTGGCAGAAGTTCTTCTTGCACTAGAGTATTTGCACATGCTTGGGATCATTTACAGAGATCTTAAACCAGAAAACGTTTTAGTAAGGGAAGATGGACACATAATGTTGTCAGATTTCGACCTCTCCTTGAGATGTGCCGTGAGCCCAACCTTAGTCAAATCCTCGGTTCCCAACACAGAATCCAAGAATGCAGGCTACTGTGTCCAGCCTTTTTGCATCGAACCATCGTGCGTGATCCAGCCAGCTTGTATCCAACCAACATGTTTTGGACCACGTTTCcttaaaaatccaaaaaaagAAACACATAACCATGTCACCCCTCTTCCTGAACTTATAGCCGAACCAACAAATGCTCGGTCCATGTCCTTTGTAGGCACGCACGAATACTTGGCACCCGAAATAATAAAAGGCGATGGCCATGGCAGTGCAGTGGATTGGTGGACGTTTGGGATCTTTCTTTATGAGCTCTTGTTCGGGAGAACTCCTTTTAAGGGTGCTGGAAATAGAGCTACTTTGTTTAATGTTGTTGGACAGTCCTTAAGGTTTCCCGAAACGCCTACCGTTAGCTTTGCTGCAAGAGATTTGATCAGAGGCTTGCTTGTGAAAGAGCCACAGCATCGCCTTGCATATAGACGTGGGGCAACCGAAATTAAACAACACCCTTTTTTTCAGAGTGTGAATTGGGCTCTTGTACGCTGTGCCACTCCGCCAGATGTGCCACCGCCGTTCTTGGTGCCAGATGCAGGAACACCTGCACCACCAACAGCAGAGAAAGTCCAAGGTGTAGATGTGAAACCTTTAGGTAATTACTATGAGATTGATTTCTTCtga
- the LOC140829404 gene encoding altered inheritance of mitochondria protein 32-like has product MRLCVAQPTRFIPSISQLYVLLHSPRLIPLSRPILARNHRIFFRVSALMAAQSESFSTTVASADEETTKYGFERAEMYQKNLAGSVNPYERHLFLCYKSHDSWPSHVENSESDPLPTLLASALKARKKDIQVQTRLTICEGGDDVKLSDGDVMIFPDMIVYRDLKDSDVDSFVDDVLVSGNPWVSGIPEELTGSYVFVCAHNNRDRRCGVCGPVLIEKFKEEIDYRNLKNQVFVTACSHVGGHKYAGNVITFSADPEGKIVGNWYGYVTPNDVVELLDQQIVKGQVIDRIWRGQMVTKVKETEKVELKLANGTAVPNNVIQPQENAIEENVQRSASCCQGANGFSCCRDESTEQKQDKNKMGGLSCWTSKLEQRHVLTTVAIAGAVVTVALAYAFYKRAR; this is encoded by the exons ATGCGCCTGTGCGTAGCTCAACCGACCCGATTTATCCCCTCAATCTCACAATTATATGTGCTTCTCCACTCCCCCAGACTAATTCCTCTGAGTCGACCAATTCTTGCACGTAACCACCGCATTTTCTTCCGAGTGTCAGCTCTTATGGCCGCACAATCGGAGAGTTTTTCCACCACCGTCGCATCCGCCGACGAGGAGACCACTAAATACGGCTTCGAGCGTGCGGAGATGTACCAGAAAAACCTCGCCGGGTCGGTTAACCCATACGAACGTCATTTGTTCCTCTGCTACAAGTCTCACGACTCGTGGCCTTCTCACGTAGAGAATTCTGAATCCGATCCGCTACCAACGCTGCTTGCTTCCGCTCTCAAAGCTAGGAAAAAGGACATCCAAGTTCAG ACTAGGCTGACGATATGTGAGGGAGGCGATGATGTGAAGCTATCGGATGGAGATGTTATGATTTTTCCTGACATGATCGTATACAG GGACTTGAAAGACTCAGATGTAGATAGCTTTGTTGATGATGTGCTTGTTAGTGGCAATCCTTGGGTATCTGGGATCCCGGAGGAGTTAACAGGTTCTTATGTGTTTGTGTGTGCTCATAACAACCGAGACAGAAGATGTGGTGTTTGTGGTCCAGTTCTGATTGAAAAGTTTAAAGAGGAGATTGATTACAGGAATTTGAAGAACCAGGTTTTTGTTACTGCTTGCTCACATGTAGGTGGTCATAAATATGCAGGCAACGTGATTACTTTTAGTGCAGATCCTGAAGGAAAAATTGTTGGTAACTG GTATGGTTATGTCACCCCTAATGATGTTGTTGAATTGCTTGATCAGCAAATTGTGAAGGGTCAAGTCATTGACCGCATTTGGAG GGGCCAAATGGTCACAAAGGTTAAAGAAACAGAAAAAGTCGAATTGAAGTTAGCTAATGGGACAGCTGTGCCGAACAATGTAATCCAGCCTCAAGAGAATGCCATTGAAGagaatgtacaaagatctgcaagCTGTTGTCAAGGTGCTAATGGATTCTCTTGCTGTAGAGATGAGAGCACTGAGCAGAAACAGGATAAGAACAAAATGGGAGGACTCTCTTGCTGGACAAGTAAATTGGAGCAGCGCCATGTTCTCACAACTGTTGCTATAGCTGGTGCAGTAGTCACTGTTGCTTTGGCTTATGCTTTTTACAAAAGAGCTAGGTGA